From Candidatus Zixiibacteriota bacterium:
CCCCGAAGGTCGGGTAGATAGAGGGTGAGGGCTTGTTTGCGCGGCGAAAAGCCCATGAGGGGCCAGTCGAGTTCGCGGCCGGAGGCGTACTTGAGGCGGAAAGTGCCGAAGCCGACGATGGCGCTTCCCCACATCTGCGGTTTGGCGGCGGTGGCGGTTTGCATCAAGGCGACCAGTTTTTTGGCGTCTTTGCGCATGGTGTCATCGGGGATGGTCGCGAGGAATTTGGTGACGCTGGCTTTGGTGGGTCGGGTCTTGGGTTCGGCCATTGGGACTCCGGGGGCAAGGGGTATCCAGAAGAATACGGATGGGGGGAGGGGTGGTTGGCAGATTGTGGAACTAAGACACTGAGGGAGGAACTGCGGCTTCACATCTTGAAATACTGCGTGTAGACTCCCCAGGTACCGACGATGACAAGTTCCGACTCGCTGTTCACGTAGACGGTTGTTGAGTAGTTCTTGTTGTCGTAATCGAGTGTGTAGTATTCAAAGCCATCGATGGTCCCGTAGCTGTACTTGTAGCTGCCCCACTCGATCAGGCTGTCGCGGTAGATCTTGTGATACACGCCATCTTTGAATGTCACGACGACCTCGCCGAGATAGGATGGATAAGAGCAATCGGGCAGACAGCCGCCGCACGAGCGGACCCAGTCCCATTCACCGGCCAGCCAGTCGATGTCGGAGCCGGTGCCGTTGGAGTCTTCACAGGCAAGCAGCAGCGCCGCCG
This genomic window contains:
- a CDS encoding DUF1801 domain-containing protein produces the protein MAEPKTRPTKASVTKFLATIPDDTMRKDAKKLVALMQTATAAKPQMWGSAIVGFGTFRLKYASGRELDWPLMGFSPRKQALTLYLPDLRGLTPFLKRLGKHKTSKSCLYIKSLADVDMKVLEEMITASAHSPGA